One window of Nicotiana tomentosiformis chromosome 11, ASM39032v3, whole genome shotgun sequence genomic DNA carries:
- the LOC104115948 gene encoding zinc transporter ZTP29 translates to MDSQILVALGLSMLGGLSTSLGALFVVISQTPNLKMLGLLQGFAAGLMLSISFFDLAHNAINSIGFLKGNLWFFAGVIFFALVSHFIPEPTLAPISGAKGKKKDGDERSKDMMKKHRRQVLFSGIITAVGISLHNFPEGMAVFLGSMKGLRVGLNLALAIALHNIPEGVAVALPVYFATQSKWQAFKLATLSGLAEPLGVIIVGYLFPSSLNPEILEGLLGAVGGVMAFLTLHEMLPLAFDYAGQKRAVKAVFFGMAFMSASLYFLARCLPEDMSL, encoded by the exons ATGGATTCTCAAATTCTTGTTGCTCTTGGTCTTTCTATGTTGGGTGGCTTAAGTACCTCTCTAG GGGCACTTTTTGTGGTTATTAGCCAGACTCCTAACTTGAAGATGCTAGGACTTTTACAG GGATTTGCTGCTGGTCTTATGCTCAGCATATCATTCTTTGACTTAGCTCATAATGCTATAAACTCCATCGGCTTTTTGAAGGGAAACCTCTGG TTTTTTGCAGGAGTTATCTTTTTTGCTCTTGTTTCACATTTCATCCCAGAACCTACGCTTGCACCCATTTCAGGTGCCAAAGGCAAAAAG AAAGACGGAGATGAAAGGAGTAAGGATATGATGAAGAAGCATCGCCGCCAAGTTTTATTTAGTGGAATCATCACAGCAGTAG GCATAAGCTTGCATAACTTTCCTGAAGGGATGGCCGTGTTCCTTGGATCAATGAAG GGACTTCGGGTTGGTCTAAACTTGGCTCTTGCTATTGCTTTACACAACATACCAGAG GGTGTTGCTGTTGCACTTCCAGTTTATTTTGCGACACAGAG TAAATGGCAGGCATTCAAATTGGCAACACTTTCAGGTCTTGCAGAGCCCCTAGGCGTAATTATTGTGG GATATTTGTTCCCAAGCAGCTTGAATCCTGAAATTCTGGAGGGCCTCCTCGGAGCAG TGGGTGGGGTGATGGCATTTCTAACCTTACATGAGATGCTTCCATTGGCATTTGACTATGCCGGTCAGAAGCGAGCTGTCAAAGCTGTGTTCTTTGGTATGGCTTTCATGTCTGCGAG CCTGTATTTTCTTGCGAGGTGCTTACCAGAGGACATGAGCTTGTAA
- the LOC104115946 gene encoding outer envelope protein 80, chloroplastic isoform X3, giving the protein MERGLFGAVSSVEMLSGGMIRLGVSEAEVNNIAIRFLDRTGEPTVGKTRPETILRQLTTKKGQVYSMLQGKRDVDTVLAMGIMEDVSIIPQPAGDTGKVDLIMNVVERKSGGGISAGGGISSGITNGPLAGLIGSCAIYHKNLFGRNQKLNLSLERGQIDSLFRINYTDPWIEGDDKRTSRSIMIQNSRTPGTLVHNQPDGSLTIGRVTAGIEYSRPFRPKWNGTAGIIFQRAGARDDKGNPIIRDYYSSPLTASGNTHDDMLLAKLETVYTGSGDPGSSVFVFNMEQGLPVWSEWLGFNRVNARARKGVLLGPMRLLGSFSGGHVVGNFPPHEAFAIGGTNSVRGYEEGAVGSGRSYVVGCGEISFPLMGPLEGAVFADYGTDLGSGPSVPGDPAGPRRKPGSGYGCGVGIRVDSPLGPLRLEYAFNDQRTGRFHFGVGLRN; this is encoded by the exons ATGGAGCGGGGTCTTTTTGGAGCG GTATCAAGTGTAGAGATGCTCTCTGGAGGTATGATTAGGCTAGGAGTTTCTGAAGCAGAGGTGAATAACATAGCCATCCGCTTCCTTGATAGGAC TGGTGAGCCAACTGTAGGGAAAACAAGGCCTGAAACTATACTTCGGCAACTTACTACGAAGAAAGGGCAG GTTTACAGCATGCTTCAAGGGAAAAGAGATGTGGACACTGTCTTAGCTATGGGCATTATGGAAGATGTTAGCATTATCCCTCAACCCGCTGGAG ATACTGGTAAGGTAGACTTAATTATGAATGTTGTTGAGCGTAAAAGTGGGGGTGGTATTTCTGCTGGTGGTGGAATTTCTAGTGG GATCACAAATGGACCCCTTGCTGGATTGATTGGCAG TTGTGCCATATACCACAAAAATCTTTTCGGAAGAAATCAAAAGCTGAATTTGTCACTGGAGCGAGGGCAAATTGACTCACTTTTTCGGATAAACTATACAGATCCATGGATTGAAGGAGATGATAAGAGGACTTCAAGATCAATTATGATACAG AATTCCAGGACGCCTGGCACGCTTGTTCATAATCAACCCGATGGTAGCCTGACGATAGGACGTGTCACGGCTGGGATTGAGTACAGCCGGCCGTTCAGACCAAAGTGGAATGGAACAGCTGGAATCATATTTCAG CGTGCTGGTGCTCGGGATGACAAAGGGAATCCTATTATAAGGGACTACTACAGTAGTCCACTTACTGCTAG TGGCAACACTCACGATGATATGTTGCTTGCCAAACTTGAAACTGTCTATACTGGTTCTGGTGACCCTGGTTCTTCGGTG TTCGTTTTCAATATGGAGCAAGGGCTTCCTGTGTGGTCAGAGTGGCTAGGTTTCAACAGAGTCAATGCTCGTGCTAGAAAAGGAGTCTTATTAGGTCCTATGCGTCTTCTCGGAAG CTTCTCTGGTGGTCATGTGGTAGGAAATTTTCCGCCTCATGAAGCATTTGCCATTGGTGGAACCAATAGTGTGAGAGGATATGAAGAAGGCGCAGTTGGCTCAGGCCGGTCTTATGTTGTTGGCTGTGGAGAAATTTCATTCCCTCTG ATGGGGCCATTAGAAGGGGCAGTATTTGCTGATTATGGCACAGATCTTGGTTCTGGTCCAAGTGTTCCTG GTGATCCTGCTGGACCAAGGCGAAAACCTGGAAGTGGATATGGATGTGGAGTTGGTATTCGCGTAGACTCGCCATTAGGACCTCTAAGACTGGAGTATGCCTTCAATGACCAGAGGACTGGGAGATTTCACTTTGGTGTTGGCCTTAGGAACTGA
- the LOC104115947 gene encoding cytochrome c-type biogenesis protein CcmE homolog, mitochondrial encodes MASNLTSRLASRLASRLLRSAVTTGAAATTTTTLPKSHPLISLLHRQSQPLNFSRFNPNQPLFTLRSFSTLSRPAKSHRSARPDIGARARQLQTRRLWTYAITFSCIAGFIVIVLNQFQDQLVFYVTPTDALSQHSQNPTKSKFRLGGLVLENSVTPIPNSPEMEFVITDLITDILVKYDGSLPDLFREGHSVVVEGFVKPFTEEMKKKESGILSEKKLEVTKKARGGDCYFAATEVLAKHDEKYMPPEVANALEKNKQLLLSQQMEGNEKEGDGDTAAPPATAGA; translated from the coding sequence atggCTTCAAATCTCACTTCTCGTTTAGCTTCTCGTCTAGCTTCCCGTCTCCTCCGTTCCGCCGTCACTACCGGCGCCGCCGCCACGACCACCACCACTCTCCCCAAATCCCACCCTTTAATTTCACTCCTCCACCGCCAATCACAGCCCTTAAATTTTTCCCGTTTCAACCCTAACCAACCCCTTTTCACCCTCCGATCCTTCTCCACACTCTCCCGGCCCGCTAAATCCCACAGATCAGCCCGACCCGATATCGGAGCCCGAGCCCGACAACTCCAAACCCGGCGCCTCTGGACTTACGCTATCACATTCAGTTGCATAGCTGGATTCATAGTAATAGTCCTTAACCAATTCCAAGACCAGCTTGTATTTTACGTAACACCTACAGACGCACTATCACAACACTCACAAAACCCTACAAAATCAAAATTCCGACTCGGCGGATTAGTATTAGAAAACAGTGTAACACCAATCCCTAATTCACCTGAAATGGAATTTGTGATTACTGATTTGATTACTGATATTTTGGTTAAGTATGACGGGTCGTTGCCCGATCTTTTTAGGGAAGGGCATTCTGTTGTAGTTGAAGGGTTTGTAAAGCCGTTTACGGAGGagatgaagaagaaagaaagtGGGATTTTGAGTGAGAAGAAGTTAGAGGTGACGAAAAAGGCGAGGGGCGGGGATTGTTATTTTGCAGCTACGGAAGTGTTGGCGAAACACGACGAGAAGTATATGCCACCTGAAGTTGCAAATGCACTTGAGAAGAATAAGCAGTTGCTGCTTAGTCAGCAGATGGAAGGAAATGAAAAAGAGGGGGATGGTGATACTGCAGCACCGCCAGCTACAGCAGGGGCGTAA
- the LOC104115951 gene encoding uncharacterized protein produces the protein MSETTITYTGDTNNAAKPVSYDVNHPYHLNNSDSPGITLINTMFNGRGYPGWRRSILLSLLAKKKLGFINGACLSPDHEQWSCVNDMVISWILNALSKDIADNVIYSKAAKELWDSLEQRFGRSNGAKLYHLQKELSGKAKLTKFLEDQRLIKFLMGLNDIYAQARGNILMINPLPRMDIAYSLLLQDENQREVYANAHFNSDSVSVMATGEAKQPNAQLLADFAAFMIT, from the exons ATGTCTGAAACAACCATCACGTATACGGGTGATACGAACAATGCTGCAAAACCAGTCAGCTATGATGTCAATCACCCTTATCATCTCAACAATTCTGATTCACCTGGAATAACTCTAATCAACACTATGTTTAATGGAAGAGGATACCCAGGGTGGAGGAGATCTATTCTCCTGTCTTTGTTAGCCAAGAAGAAACTTGGTTTCATCAATGGAGCATGTTTATCTCCAGACCATGAACAATGGAGTTGTGTGAATGACATGGTCATCTCTTGGATCCTAAATGCTCTCTCAAAGGATATTGCAGACAATGTGATATACTCCAAAGCTGCAAAAGAACTTTGGGACAGCTTGGAGCAGAGATTTGGGAGATCAAATGGAGCCAAGCTTTATCATCTGCAGAAGGAGTTATCAG GAAAGGCAAAGTTGACTAAGTTTCTTGAGGATCAGAGATTGATCAAATTTCTAATGGGATTAAATGACATCTATGCACAAGCAAGAGGAAATATCCTCATGATAAACCCTTTGCCTAGAATGGATATTGCTTATTCACTTCTCTTGCAAGATGAAAATCAAAGAGAAGTTTATGCAAATGCACATTTTAATTCTGATTCAGTATCAGTCATGGCAACTGGAGAGGCCAAGCAGCCTAATGCACAACTTCTAGCTGATTTTGCAGCTTTTATGATCACATGA
- the LOC104115946 gene encoding outer envelope protein 80, chloroplastic isoform X1, with the protein MPQNDDVRFTSSSLKLPLFSPPLQHHTQKNPFFTNLHLILQNSSPQNPILQTLSKFPIPKFHQNFNPQNAILQFLKKPRNINLFNWNLPKTPLICSASMALTQSQVQNNPDDLPGSTQLSGSGPKMGSGNEERVLISEVLVRNKDGEELELKDLESEALNALKACRPNSALTVREVQEDVHRIIDSGYFCSCMPVAVDTRDGIRLVFQVEPNQEFHGLVCEGANVLPARFIEDSFRDGCGKIVNIKRIDEIISSINGWYMERGLFGAVSSVEMLSGGMIRLGVSEAEVNNIAIRFLDRTGEPTVGKTRPETILRQLTTKKGQVYSMLQGKRDVDTVLAMGIMEDVSIIPQPAGDTGKVDLIMNVVERKSGGGISAGGGISSGITNGPLAGLIGSCAIYHKNLFGRNQKLNLSLERGQIDSLFRINYTDPWIEGDDKRTSRSIMIQNSRTPGTLVHNQPDGSLTIGRVTAGIEYSRPFRPKWNGTAGIIFQRAGARDDKGNPIIRDYYSSPLTASGNTHDDMLLAKLETVYTGSGDPGSSVFVFNMEQGLPVWSEWLGFNRVNARARKGVLLGPMRLLGSFSGGHVVGNFPPHEAFAIGGTNSVRGYEEGAVGSGRSYVVGCGEISFPLMGPLEGAVFADYGTDLGSGPSVPGDPAGPRRKPGSGYGCGVGIRVDSPLGPLRLEYAFNDQRTGRFHFGVGLRN; encoded by the exons ATGCCCCAAAACGACGACGTTCGCTTCACTTCTTCTTCTCTCAAACTCCCTCTCTTTTCTCCTCCTCTTCAACACCATACCCAAAAAAACCCTTTCTTCACCAATCTCCACTTAATTCTCCAAAATTCCAGTCCCCAAAATCCAATTTTACAAACTTTATCCAAATTCCCAATCCCAAAATTTCACCAAAATTTCAATCCCCAAAATGCAATTCTCCAATTCCTTAAAAAACCCAGAAACATCAACCTATTTAACTGGAATTTACCAAAAACCCCACTCATCTGCTCTGCATCAATGGCATTGACTCAGAGTCAGGTTCAGAACAACCCGGATGACTTACCCGGGTCGACTCAGTTATCGGGCTCGGGCCCGAAAATGGGGAGTGGGAATGAGGAGAGAGTTCTGATTAGTGAGGTATTAGTACGTAACAAGGATGGTGAAGAACTTGAACTGAAGGATTTGGAGAGTGAAGCATTAAATGCGCTTAAAGCGTGTCGGCCCAATTCGGCACTTACTGTACGAGAGGTACAAGAAGACGTGCATAGAATAATTGACAGTGGGTATTTTTGCTCTTGTATGCCTGTTGCTGTTGACACTAGAGATGGTATTCGCTTGGTTTTTCAG GTAGAACCAAACCAGGAGTTCCATGGTCTGGTATGTGAAGGAGCCAATGTGCTTCCAGCAAGGTTTATAGAGGATTCTTTTCGAGATGGATGTG GAAAAATTGTTAATATCAAGCGGATAGATGAAATAATAAGCTCAATAAATGGTTGGTACATGGAGCGGGGTCTTTTTGGAGCG GTATCAAGTGTAGAGATGCTCTCTGGAGGTATGATTAGGCTAGGAGTTTCTGAAGCAGAGGTGAATAACATAGCCATCCGCTTCCTTGATAGGAC TGGTGAGCCAACTGTAGGGAAAACAAGGCCTGAAACTATACTTCGGCAACTTACTACGAAGAAAGGGCAG GTTTACAGCATGCTTCAAGGGAAAAGAGATGTGGACACTGTCTTAGCTATGGGCATTATGGAAGATGTTAGCATTATCCCTCAACCCGCTGGAG ATACTGGTAAGGTAGACTTAATTATGAATGTTGTTGAGCGTAAAAGTGGGGGTGGTATTTCTGCTGGTGGTGGAATTTCTAGTGG GATCACAAATGGACCCCTTGCTGGATTGATTGGCAG TTGTGCCATATACCACAAAAATCTTTTCGGAAGAAATCAAAAGCTGAATTTGTCACTGGAGCGAGGGCAAATTGACTCACTTTTTCGGATAAACTATACAGATCCATGGATTGAAGGAGATGATAAGAGGACTTCAAGATCAATTATGATACAG AATTCCAGGACGCCTGGCACGCTTGTTCATAATCAACCCGATGGTAGCCTGACGATAGGACGTGTCACGGCTGGGATTGAGTACAGCCGGCCGTTCAGACCAAAGTGGAATGGAACAGCTGGAATCATATTTCAG CGTGCTGGTGCTCGGGATGACAAAGGGAATCCTATTATAAGGGACTACTACAGTAGTCCACTTACTGCTAG TGGCAACACTCACGATGATATGTTGCTTGCCAAACTTGAAACTGTCTATACTGGTTCTGGTGACCCTGGTTCTTCGGTG TTCGTTTTCAATATGGAGCAAGGGCTTCCTGTGTGGTCAGAGTGGCTAGGTTTCAACAGAGTCAATGCTCGTGCTAGAAAAGGAGTCTTATTAGGTCCTATGCGTCTTCTCGGAAG CTTCTCTGGTGGTCATGTGGTAGGAAATTTTCCGCCTCATGAAGCATTTGCCATTGGTGGAACCAATAGTGTGAGAGGATATGAAGAAGGCGCAGTTGGCTCAGGCCGGTCTTATGTTGTTGGCTGTGGAGAAATTTCATTCCCTCTG ATGGGGCCATTAGAAGGGGCAGTATTTGCTGATTATGGCACAGATCTTGGTTCTGGTCCAAGTGTTCCTG GTGATCCTGCTGGACCAAGGCGAAAACCTGGAAGTGGATATGGATGTGGAGTTGGTATTCGCGTAGACTCGCCATTAGGACCTCTAAGACTGGAGTATGCCTTCAATGACCAGAGGACTGGGAGATTTCACTTTGGTGTTGGCCTTAGGAACTGA
- the LOC104115946 gene encoding outer envelope protein 80, chloroplastic isoform X2, giving the protein MCNAGKIVNIKRIDEIISSINGWYMERGLFGAVSSVEMLSGGMIRLGVSEAEVNNIAIRFLDRTGEPTVGKTRPETILRQLTTKKGQVYSMLQGKRDVDTVLAMGIMEDVSIIPQPAGDTGKVDLIMNVVERKSGGGISAGGGISSGITNGPLAGLIGSCAIYHKNLFGRNQKLNLSLERGQIDSLFRINYTDPWIEGDDKRTSRSIMIQNSRTPGTLVHNQPDGSLTIGRVTAGIEYSRPFRPKWNGTAGIIFQRAGARDDKGNPIIRDYYSSPLTASGNTHDDMLLAKLETVYTGSGDPGSSVFVFNMEQGLPVWSEWLGFNRVNARARKGVLLGPMRLLGSFSGGHVVGNFPPHEAFAIGGTNSVRGYEEGAVGSGRSYVVGCGEISFPLMGPLEGAVFADYGTDLGSGPSVPGDPAGPRRKPGSGYGCGVGIRVDSPLGPLRLEYAFNDQRTGRFHFGVGLRN; this is encoded by the exons ATGTG CAATGCAGGAAAAATTGTTAATATCAAGCGGATAGATGAAATAATAAGCTCAATAAATGGTTGGTACATGGAGCGGGGTCTTTTTGGAGCG GTATCAAGTGTAGAGATGCTCTCTGGAGGTATGATTAGGCTAGGAGTTTCTGAAGCAGAGGTGAATAACATAGCCATCCGCTTCCTTGATAGGAC TGGTGAGCCAACTGTAGGGAAAACAAGGCCTGAAACTATACTTCGGCAACTTACTACGAAGAAAGGGCAG GTTTACAGCATGCTTCAAGGGAAAAGAGATGTGGACACTGTCTTAGCTATGGGCATTATGGAAGATGTTAGCATTATCCCTCAACCCGCTGGAG ATACTGGTAAGGTAGACTTAATTATGAATGTTGTTGAGCGTAAAAGTGGGGGTGGTATTTCTGCTGGTGGTGGAATTTCTAGTGG GATCACAAATGGACCCCTTGCTGGATTGATTGGCAG TTGTGCCATATACCACAAAAATCTTTTCGGAAGAAATCAAAAGCTGAATTTGTCACTGGAGCGAGGGCAAATTGACTCACTTTTTCGGATAAACTATACAGATCCATGGATTGAAGGAGATGATAAGAGGACTTCAAGATCAATTATGATACAG AATTCCAGGACGCCTGGCACGCTTGTTCATAATCAACCCGATGGTAGCCTGACGATAGGACGTGTCACGGCTGGGATTGAGTACAGCCGGCCGTTCAGACCAAAGTGGAATGGAACAGCTGGAATCATATTTCAG CGTGCTGGTGCTCGGGATGACAAAGGGAATCCTATTATAAGGGACTACTACAGTAGTCCACTTACTGCTAG TGGCAACACTCACGATGATATGTTGCTTGCCAAACTTGAAACTGTCTATACTGGTTCTGGTGACCCTGGTTCTTCGGTG TTCGTTTTCAATATGGAGCAAGGGCTTCCTGTGTGGTCAGAGTGGCTAGGTTTCAACAGAGTCAATGCTCGTGCTAGAAAAGGAGTCTTATTAGGTCCTATGCGTCTTCTCGGAAG CTTCTCTGGTGGTCATGTGGTAGGAAATTTTCCGCCTCATGAAGCATTTGCCATTGGTGGAACCAATAGTGTGAGAGGATATGAAGAAGGCGCAGTTGGCTCAGGCCGGTCTTATGTTGTTGGCTGTGGAGAAATTTCATTCCCTCTG ATGGGGCCATTAGAAGGGGCAGTATTTGCTGATTATGGCACAGATCTTGGTTCTGGTCCAAGTGTTCCTG GTGATCCTGCTGGACCAAGGCGAAAACCTGGAAGTGGATATGGATGTGGAGTTGGTATTCGCGTAGACTCGCCATTAGGACCTCTAAGACTGGAGTATGCCTTCAATGACCAGAGGACTGGGAGATTTCACTTTGGTGTTGGCCTTAGGAACTGA